The region CGCACTCATGTAGAGAAACGCGCCCGCACCGGACCGCGGAGTAAGCACCGCGAAGCCAGTCGAAACGACCGTGTCGTGGGCTGGATTGCGGATGAAGCAGTATGACCGCCGATTCGGTCGAACGCATGACCAGATGGTGTCGCCGTGGCGAACGAGACGGCGCGCCCGGCTTGGTGCGTTTGCCCAAGCATAGTGCGCCAGGCTGTCGATTCGGCCAGGCGACACGGAGGAGATATCGACATATCGGATCGACGCGGACGGCGAGCTGTCAGAGATCTGACGGACATTGATGCCAGCGATGTCAGCCAGGACTCCAAGGCGCCACCCGACCGGGAGTGGTCCCTCCCCGGAGTCGGCAAAGCGATCCGGGAACAGGTTTGCCGTGGTCTTTATCATGCCGAGGGGCTGGCGGCCCGCAGTCTTGGCGGTGACCGGGTCGAAGTCCACGAACCATGACTTGAAGAGCGCCTGCGCCATCGCCTCCAGTGTCCGGTTTATCTGGCGATTCAGCTCGATCTTGTTCTCCAACGCGCCAAGGATTCGGGCAATCGCACGCTGTTCCTCAAGAGGAGGTACCGGCAGCACGACCTGGCGCAGAGAAGCCTGGCTGATTCCCATAACTGTCGTGCCCGTCGCCCGCGCATGTAGCTGCTCCTGGACGAAATCTGACCGCAACGCGAGCTTTAGATACGTGCTATCGAGAGAATCCCGCCGTCCCCGGAGGACGATGATCCGCTGGGCCAGAGCAACCCGGCCTGGGCCGAGCTGCGCGACCTCTCCCAGCGGTGCCTCGGTGGTCAACACCACATCGCCAAGCTCGGGGAGCCCGCGCGTCATCCAACGCTCGTAGTCCTCGTGCGGGATGAACTCCTGCGGCTCGAGTATGCGCCCGTCCTTCACGATCTTCGCGGTGACGAGCGGAATCCCGGAGGGGGCCTTTCGCGGGCTCTTGCCCCGATAGTCGATTACAGCAGCCGTGCTGCTTTCGATGGATTGCAGCAACCAACCCCGGGGCCACTCAGGAACCACGGAGAACCTCCTGCAGCTGGGCACGGATTGCAGCCTCGAGCTCGCCCGATCGCGCGAACTGTTCCTCCAGCTGCTTCACCAGGCGGGGGAACTTCTCCTCGAAGGGCTCGTCGTCGTCGGGACCGTCCTCGGCGCCCACGTAGCGCCCCGGCATGAGTGCGTAGTTTTGGCCGCGGACGTCATCAAACGTGGCGACCTTGCAGAACCCGGGCACGTCCGGCGGCCGGCCCTCGCTGCAGTAGGCGCGGTACACCGAGGCGATGCGGTGGACCTCATCGTCGCAGAGCTGCTTCTGCTTACGGGAGCCGGGGATGAGGGCACCCAGCTTGCGCCCGTCGATGAAGAGGATCTCGCCCTCGCGCGCCCGGTACCCGCGCTGGCCGTGCCGATTCCTCGCGAGAAACCATAACGAGCAGGGGATCTGCGTGTTCGCGAAGAGCTGGCCGGTGAGCTGGACGATGCAGTCCACGTAGCCCTGCTCGACTAGGGTCTTCCGCACCTCGAACCGGGCAATCTCGCCGTTGCCCAACTCGCCGGTGGCCATGACGAAGCCCGCGGTGCCCCCGGCCTTGAGGTGGTGAAGGAAGTGGAGGATCCACATGGTGTTGGCGTTGCGGGGGGACAGCGGCACGCGCTGGCCGCCGACGACGAAGCGGGGGTCCTTGTCGGGGATCCGGTCGGCCCCCCACCCGCCCTCGCTCTTGGCACCGTCATTGAAGGGGGGATTGGCAAGAACGTAGTCGGCCTTGAGCGTGGCGTGGCGGTCGTCGAAGTAGGAGTTGCCCAGCTGGATGTTGCCGTCCAGCCCGTGGATGAAGAGGTTCATCCGGCAAAGGCGATAGGTGAAGTCCTTGGACTCCTGGCCCACGAAGGACAGGCGCTGGCTATGGCGGGTGAAGAGATCGGACTGCACGAACATGCCGCCGGAGCCGCAGCAGGGGTCGAACACGGTCCCCTGCTCCGGCGCCAGCATGTTCACCAGCACGCGGACGATGCTCACCGGCGTGAAGTACTCGCCGCCGCGCTTGCCCTCGGAGTTGGCGAACTCCCCGATGAAGTACTCGTAGACGAGGCCGATCAGGTCGGTGCCGCCGTGGTCTTCCCTGAAGACGTCACGGGAGAAGAGGTTGATGAGTCCCGTGACGCTCTCGCGCCCGAGGTTCGAGCCGGCATAGGTCCGCGGCAGCAAGCCCCGGAGCTTGTCGGGGTAGGCCTTCTCGAGGGTCTCCAGCGCGCTGTCCAGCCGCACCTTGATGTCATCGGCCTGGGCGTGCTTGACGATCTCCTCCCAGCGCGCAGCCTTCGGGACGATGAAGGCGCCGACCGCCCGGTACTCGTCCGCGTCCTCCAGGATGGCGGCGGCCTGCTTCGGGCTCTTCGTGTAGTACTCGGAGCCGGGCGCCTTGACCAGCCGCTCCAGCTCATGGCGGCGGCGCTCGTACCGAAGGGAGAGGAAGCGCAGGAAGATGATCGGCAGGACGTAGCGCTTGTAGTCCGCCGGCTCGATGGAGCCGCGCAGGGTGACGGCGGCCTCCCAGAGTTGGCGGATGAGGTCGGCGTGGCCGTTGCCTGTGTGCCTGGGCTTGCCGGTCTTCCTTCCGCGCCTCGCGGGCCTGGCCGGCATGGTGGCCCTATGCGCGTGGCGCTCTGCGAGCGCCGGGCGGGGGAGCGAGGGGGAGCGTGCGCCTGGTCTTCACCGGGCCTGATGGTGCCCTGGCGGCCCATGGGACGTCAAGCCCAGGGTCTATGGGTGACCTCGCGAGGAGGCGGCCAGCGCGGTGGACTCGGGCTCGGTGGTGACGAGCTTCCCCAGCGTCGAGGAGTCGAGATACACGGGCCTCACGGGCGACGCCCGTCGCGAAGCCTGGCCAGGGCGCGGCTCGCCTTGCGGGAGGGCCGGCGGCCGCGGGGCGGGCCGAGATCGAGGAGGTCCCCCCGGGCCGGCGTGGCCCGTCCCGCGGCGATCAGCCGGTCGAGCACCGTCGCGCCTTCGCCGGCGGGGCGAGGACGGCGACGCGGCGGCCGCGCTCTCTGACGTCGAGGCTGGCTCCCGCCTTGACGCGCCGGAGATGGACGCTGAGGTGCTGGCGCAGTTCGCGCACCCCCACATTGCCACGGCCGTATCGCATGCAGCACACCGTAGCACAGCTCGCCCGTCTTCGATTGGCGCGTGGCGACGGCGCTACCCGAGTGTCGCCCCCGGGGAGGCGGGCCCGACCGCGCCCTCGTGGCAGCCTCCCCGGGGGGGCGTCATCTCCAGATCGAGGCAGGCCCATCCTTGCACCCGCCGCGACGAGGACCTACAGTCTGCCGACTCACGCTGGGCCGCTGGGCCTTCGCCGAGCTCACCGGGATCTGCCGGATCGAGTCGGATGGCCGGATTCATCGGGCGCTCCTCGGGTGGCGATGCGTAACGCAGCGTTGGCTTGTTCCGGGTGGCATGAGCGGGACGGGCCAGGCCGATAGCAGGTATACTTCGCCCATGGATCTCCTTCAGCGGATCACGCGTGACCCTGCGGTGATGGGCGGGCGGCCGTGCATTCGGGGAATGCGGGTGACCGTCGGCACCATCGTGGGACTCCTCGCCGCCGGGCGGACTCACGAGGAGATCCTGCAGGCCTATCCCTACTTGGAGGCCGACGACATTCGCGCGGCGCTCTCGTACGCCGCCTGGCGCACTGAGGAAGTCGAACTGCCCCTTCCATGAAGCTCCTCCTCGACATGAACCTGTCGCCCACGTGGGTCAGGTTCCTGGGGGAGAACGGGTTCGAGGCCGTTCACGGGAGCGCCACCGGCGAGCCCAGCGCCACCGACGCCGTGATCATGGCGTGGGCGCGCGATCGTGGCTTCGTCGTGGTCACCCATGATCTCGGCTTCTCCGCCCTCC is a window of Candidatus Rokuibacteriota bacterium DNA encoding:
- a CDS encoding SAM-dependent DNA methyltransferase; translation: MPARPARRGRKTGKPRHTGNGHADLIRQLWEAAVTLRGSIEPADYKRYVLPIIFLRFLSLRYERRRHELERLVKAPGSEYYTKSPKQAAAILEDADEYRAVGAFIVPKAARWEEIVKHAQADDIKVRLDSALETLEKAYPDKLRGLLPRTYAGSNLGRESVTGLINLFSRDVFREDHGGTDLIGLVYEYFIGEFANSEGKRGGEYFTPVSIVRVLVNMLAPEQGTVFDPCCGSGGMFVQSDLFTRHSQRLSFVGQESKDFTYRLCRMNLFIHGLDGNIQLGNSYFDDRHATLKADYVLANPPFNDGAKSEGGWGADRIPDKDPRFVVGGQRVPLSPRNANTMWILHFLHHLKAGGTAGFVMATGELGNGEIARFEVRKTLVEQGYVDCIVQLTGQLFANTQIPCSLWFLARNRHGQRGYRAREGEILFIDGRKLGALIPGSRKQKQLCDDEVHRIASVYRAYCSEGRPPDVPGFCKVATFDDVRGQNYALMPGRYVGAEDGPDDDEPFEEKFPRLVKQLEEQFARSGELEAAIRAQLQEVLRGS
- a CDS encoding DUF433 domain-containing protein is translated as MDLLQRITRDPAVMGGRPCIRGMRVTVGTIVGLLAAGRTHEEILQAYPYLEADDIRAALSYAAWRTEEVELPLP
- a CDS encoding restriction endonuclease subunit S, with the translated sequence MVPEWPRGWLLQSIESSTAAVIDYRGKSPRKAPSGIPLVTAKIVKDGRILEPQEFIPHEDYERWMTRGLPELGDVVLTTEAPLGEVAQLGPGRVALAQRIIVLRGRRDSLDSTYLKLALRSDFVQEQLHARATGTTVMGISQASLRQVVLPVPPLEEQRAIARILGALENKIELNRQINRTLEAMAQALFKSWFVDFDPVTAKTAGRQPLGMIKTTANLFPDRFADSGEGPLPVGWRLGVLADIAGINVRQISDSSPSASIRYVDISSVSPGRIDSLAHYAWANAPSRARRLVRHGDTIWSCVRPNRRSYCFIRNPAHDTVVSTGFAVLTPRSGAGAFLYMSATTDEFVEYLTSHAEGSAYPAVRPDSFARGRVVHPSEPIVRAFEEMVDPLLELAWRNNEESRALTALRDTLLPKLLSGEIRVREAEKLVERAGA